CAATCATCTAGGCCATTTTTTACTTACGAATTTACTGTTAGAATCGTTAAACAATGCAGAAGAAGCAAGAATTATTAATGTTTCTTCTGGAGCTCATAAAATAGGAAAGATTGATCTTCAAGATCCCTTCCTAACCAAACGATACGGATTAATGAAAGGATATGCTCAATCTAAATTAGCTAACATCCTATTTACAAAAGAGCTTTCAAAAAAACTTAGCAATACAAATATAACTGTAAATGCGCTGCATCCAGGAGCAGTTGCAACTAACATAGGTGTGAATAGAAAAACTGGATTTGGGAAAAATCTTATAAAATTGGTGAAGCCTTTTTTTCTCTCCCCAGAAGAAGGTGCTGCTACTGCCATTTACCTTGCAACTAGTGATGAAGTGAAAGATACCACTGGTGAGTATTTTTATAAAAAGAAAATAGCCTTCGTTTCAAAAGTAGCACAAGATAATGAACTTGCCAAAAAGTTATGGACCTGGAGTGAGAAACAAGTATTCTTAACCCCAAAAAGTGATGCCAAACTTTGAATACTATTCCTATTACTTTAAATATGCCTTATCACCCTTTATAGGAGGATAAACCAATGGACGCTGTTATCATTGTGGAAGGAACAAATGATCGAATTCATTTAAGAAAGTTTTTATCTGAAGAAATCGAAATTTTATGTACAAATGGAACATTAAATGCACATCGGTTAGAAAGGTTAATAAAGCAAACAGTTCAAAAACAAATTTTTATTTTTACTGACAATGATATAGCAGGAAAAGAAATTAGAAAATCATTAGCAGAGGCATTTCCAGATGCGGAACATTTATATACTAAAAAGGAGTATGCTGGTGTTGAAGGTACACCTGATGAACATATAATAAACCAGCTTGAAAAATCTGACTTAAACGAATACATACTCATTTAAAAAAAAGAAACAGCCATCAACGGATAAAGTGTACCCTTTCTAAAGGACATTTTAATGAATGGCTGTTTCTTTTTTGTTTATCAATTTTATAATAAAGCTTCTATATGATCTACAATATAGTCAACGTTTTCCTCAACAGATAAGTTATCTTTAATAGGGAGGTATTTTTTAATATTCCCTTTTTTATCGATTAAAATATAGAAATTTGCATGTCCAAAATCTCCACCTTCTAATTCCGTAACACCAATCTCATACTCTGCAGCTAAATTTCTTGAATACTGCTCTTCACCACGTAAAAAATACCAGCCTGATGGATCTGGATTATATCCGCTTGAGAATTCAATTAATCTTTCACGAGTGTCCCTCTCAGGATCAAAGGTAATAGAAAAAATGGCTGTTTCGTTTCCAAATATTCCTTCTTCCTTTAATCGTTCTTGCACCTGTGATAGCATATAAGTTGTTGGTGGACAAACATCAACACAGGTTGAAAAATAAAAGTATACTATCCTTACTTTACCGTCAGTATCTTCTAGAGATACAGTGCTTCCATCCATATTTTCTAATTCAAATGGAGGAGCTTTTTTAGTATTCTCCTCCGTTATAAAGCTTACATCTGACTTTGATTCTGGGAGCAAATTATTTATCAAATAAACTGACATCCCAATGATTAAAATGCCCATCACACTAAAATAAGTTATTTGCAACCATTTTTTTCGATTCATATATTTTCACCTAACTTGTAGTATTTATAATCATCACTAGGAAATTAATCATCAAGTAATTAATCGAAAAGAGAAATGTTTTTCTTGCCCATTTATCATCATCTTTAGTGACAAATCCTGCTATGCAGTAAATAAACCAAATTATACTTAATAAATTAGAGACAATTAAGTAGAACATTCCTACGTATCCAAAAACATAAAACATGATATTTACAGGTATTAAAAGTAATACATATGGCAGCATTTGAATTTTTGTTCTTTTTACACCCTTTACTACAGGTAACAAAGGAAACCCAGCAGCTCTGTATTCCTCTTTACGTCTAATACCTAACGCCCAAAAATGCGGTGGCTGCCATAAAAATAATAAGGCAAAAAGCAACCAAGCTCCAGCATCTACTTCGTTCGTCACTGCACAATACCCTAAAACTGGAGGCATTGCTCCAGAAATTCCTCCGATAGATGTACTCCATGTAGAGCTTCTCTTTAACCACATTGTATAAACAAAAACATAAACAAAAAATCCAATAAAACCTAATAAAGCTGAAATAGGATTAACCAAAAAATATAGAACTAATAGACCTATAATACCTAAAGCAATCCCATACCAAAGCACAACTCTTGGATGAATTCTTCCAGCTGGTAAGGAACGTCCTTTTGTCCTCTCCATTTTCTCATCAAAATCTCTATCCAAAAAGTTGTTTAAAACACAACCTGATGCCATGATCAAAGCTGTTCCAAGCATCATATAAGCGAAAATGAACCAATTGATATCCCATTGTGATGCAAGCCAAAACCCTCCAAATGCTGCAATTAGATTAGATCTGATTATTCCTGGTTTTGTTAGCTGAATAAAATCTCTCCAAGAAACTTTTTCTATGTCTACTGAATCAGAGATTGATTCATTCATCACTTGCACATCTAACTGTTTACCCACCTATCTATAAGCCTCCTTAGAGCGTTAAATAACCCACAAAAGTGAAGTGAGTACTTCATGATTAACCTTATTACTTTTGCGGGGCCCTGAGCCTAATAAGGATGGAAAGGTAACTTTACCTACCACCTTAAAAAACATATCTTTAATCATATCAGTCTGCAAACCATTTGACAACAAAATCGATTCTTTATTCATATTTTAGACGTAAATTTATTTGTCATGTTGTCAAGCAGTATTCCATAATTATATTAATGTATTCAATTGTTTATTTACATGAAAAGACGATCTCCTTTTATATACCCTATTGAAAGGATGGACATAAAATGGCAGTCATTAAAGCGAATAGTGAGGATGTGAAGTTATTAGCAAGATTAATGAGGGCTGAAGCAGAAGGTGAAGGAGAATTAGGAATGTTAATGGTTGGAAACGTTGGTGTAAATCGAATAAGAGCAGATTGTTTAGATTTTAAAGATATTCGAGATATGAATCGAATGGTGTTTCAAAGACCAGGTGGATATGAAGCTACGATAAAAGGATATTTTTACCAAAAAGCAAGGGATAAAGAAATCCGCTTAGCACAAAGAGTAATTAACGGTGAAAGATTCCATCCTTCAACGAATTCTTTATGGTTTTTTAGGCCA
The window above is part of the Chengkuizengella sp. SCS-71B genome. Proteins encoded here:
- a CDS encoding SDR family oxidoreductase, producing MNGKIALITGANSGMGLATTTEIAKKGATVIMLCRNKQRGEAALETAKQHSGSQNIELMICDLGSLESIRTFVSQFKEKYYKLDILINNAGVISLKRELTSDGFEMQLGINHLGHFLLTNLLLESLNNAEEARIINVSSGAHKIGKIDLQDPFLTKRYGLMKGYAQSKLANILFTKELSKKLSNTNITVNALHPGAVATNIGVNRKTGFGKNLIKLVKPFFLSPEEGAATAIYLATSDEVKDTTGEYFYKKKIAFVSKVAQDNELAKKLWTWSEKQVFLTPKSDAKL
- a CDS encoding toprim domain-containing protein; translation: MDAVIIVEGTNDRIHLRKFLSEEIEILCTNGTLNAHRLERLIKQTVQKQIFIFTDNDIAGKEIRKSLAEAFPDAEHLYTKKEYAGVEGTPDEHIINQLEKSDLNEYILI
- a CDS encoding SCO family protein, which gives rise to MNRKKWLQITYFSVMGILIIGMSVYLINNLLPESKSDVSFITEENTKKAPPFELENMDGSTVSLEDTDGKVRIVYFYFSTCVDVCPPTTYMLSQVQERLKEEGIFGNETAIFSITFDPERDTRERLIEFSSGYNPDPSGWYFLRGEEQYSRNLAAEYEIGVTELEGGDFGHANFYILIDKKGNIKKYLPIKDNLSVEENVDYIVDHIEALL
- the cyoE gene encoding heme o synthase, giving the protein MNESISDSVDIEKVSWRDFIQLTKPGIIRSNLIAAFGGFWLASQWDINWFIFAYMMLGTALIMASGCVLNNFLDRDFDEKMERTKGRSLPAGRIHPRVVLWYGIALGIIGLLVLYFLVNPISALLGFIGFFVYVFVYTMWLKRSSTWSTSIGGISGAMPPVLGYCAVTNEVDAGAWLLFALLFLWQPPHFWALGIRRKEEYRAAGFPLLPVVKGVKRTKIQMLPYVLLLIPVNIMFYVFGYVGMFYLIVSNLLSIIWFIYCIAGFVTKDDDKWARKTFLFSINYLMINFLVMIINTTS
- a CDS encoding cell wall hydrolase is translated as MAVIKANSEDVKLLARLMRAEAEGEGELGMLMVGNVGVNRIRADCLDFKDIRDMNRMVFQRPGGYEATIKGYFYQKARDKEIRLAQRVINGERFHPSTNSLWFFRPEGACPSQWYDQYNSGRYKAHCFFTPLQSVCPSVY